One genomic window of Desulfovibrio psychrotolerans includes the following:
- the hpf gene encoding ribosome hibernation-promoting factor, HPF/YfiA family, whose amino-acid sequence MNIAFTFKNFEPSDHLKKYARRRFEKLGKFIRHSGRLEMQVGMSVENYRHRIDVTLVSDNLNLSASEKSEDMYATVDLVFDKLAAQVKKHAEKNKDHRRGGANIAVREDIISYADTGSGRERTIVGTDHFTPKPMGIDEAALQLDSLDYDFLVFLNAETERVNVIYRRKNGDFGLIDPTF is encoded by the coding sequence ATGAACATCGCATTCACTTTCAAGAACTTCGAGCCTTCCGACCATCTGAAAAAGTATGCCCGTAGACGCTTTGAAAAGTTGGGGAAATTCATACGCCATTCCGGCAGGTTGGAAATGCAGGTGGGCATGTCCGTGGAAAACTACCGCCACAGGATTGATGTGACACTGGTTTCTGACAACCTCAACCTTTCCGCTTCTGAAAAGTCCGAAGACATGTACGCCACGGTCGATCTTGTGTTTGACAAGCTTGCCGCACAGGTGAAAAAGCATGCGGAAAAGAACAAGGATCATCGCCGCGGCGGAGCCAACATTGCCGTTCGCGAGGACATTATAAGCTATGCGGATACCGGCTCCGGGCGGGAACGGACCATTGTGGGCACGGACCACTTTACGCCCAAGCCCATGGGTATTGATGAAGCCGCTCTGCAGTTGGATTCGCTGGACTACGACTTCCTTGTGTTTCTGAATGCCGAGACTGAGCGTGTGAATGTAATCTACCGCCGGAAAAACGGCGACTTCGGCCTGATTGACCCCACATTCTAG
- a CDS encoding PTS sugar transporter subunit IIA encodes MKLGEYLDKTMILPELTASTKEEVLAELVAPVIAACPQLDAESVVNVLRERESLGTTGIGDGIAIPHGKLDNLDRIILVAGRSTGGVDFEALDFKLCTIFFLVLAPEQVAGMHLRILAQISRLLKDPEFRSSFLSAPDADVLWHLLNNA; translated from the coding sequence ATGAAACTGGGTGAATACCTGGATAAAACGATGATACTGCCCGAGCTTACCGCCAGCACCAAAGAGGAGGTGCTGGCGGAGCTTGTGGCACCTGTTATTGCCGCCTGTCCGCAACTGGACGCGGAAAGCGTAGTCAACGTGCTGCGTGAACGTGAAAGTCTGGGAACCACGGGCATTGGCGACGGCATAGCCATACCGCACGGCAAGCTCGACAATCTGGACCGGATAATTCTGGTTGCCGGAAGGAGCACAGGCGGAGTGGATTTTGAGGCTCTGGACTTTAAGCTCTGCACCATCTTCTTCCTTGTTCTTGCCCCGGAACAGGTGGCCGGCATGCATCTGCGCATACTTGCCCAAATTTCCCGGCTGCTCAAGGATCCCGAATTCCGCAGTTCCTTTCTTTCCGCACCTGATGCGGATGTGCTGTGGCACCTGCTCAATAATGCCTGA
- the rapZ gene encoding RNase adapter RapZ translates to MPDRNPDMEYESSAVFPVLIVTGLSGAGKSTALKVFEDLRYFTVDGMPASLALQMLSVLDERSLAKHRGLVLGMDLRQFEFDSEFREVLDGMQRKGVAPVILFLEARPDVIIRRYKETRRPHPLENRDLGLEQAMELERNLLKPARDMADLVIDTSEFSIHDIRRVIQQKWSILEGNRRSLRVHLLTFGFKYGTPAEADMVFDLRFLPNPYHDPVLRPLSGKDKAIAEYVLGSEPGREYLARLTDFLHFTLSQMEAEGRYRVTIAIGCTGGRHRSVSTAEALFETLKNFDFTVSIEHRHMELG, encoded by the coding sequence ATGCCTGACCGGAATCCCGACATGGAATACGAATCATCTGCGGTTTTTCCCGTGCTTATTGTCACCGGGCTTTCCGGCGCTGGCAAGAGCACAGCACTGAAGGTGTTTGAGGATCTGCGATACTTTACTGTGGACGGCATGCCCGCTTCATTGGCATTGCAGATGCTTTCTGTGCTTGATGAACGCAGTCTTGCAAAACATCGTGGGCTGGTGCTGGGTATGGACCTGCGCCAGTTTGAGTTTGACAGCGAATTCAGAGAGGTGCTGGACGGGATGCAGCGTAAAGGCGTAGCTCCCGTCATTCTCTTTCTGGAGGCGCGTCCCGATGTCATCATCAGGCGTTATAAGGAAACTCGCCGCCCGCATCCTTTGGAGAATCGGGACCTTGGCCTTGAGCAGGCTATGGAGCTCGAGAGAAACCTGCTTAAGCCCGCCCGCGACATGGCCGACCTCGTCATTGACACGTCGGAGTTCTCCATTCACGATATACGGCGCGTTATCCAGCAAAAGTGGTCTATTCTGGAGGGTAACAGGCGCAGCCTGCGGGTACACCTGCTGACCTTCGGCTTTAAATACGGAACACCCGCCGAGGCGGATATGGTGTTCGACCTGCGTTTCTTGCCCAATCCGTATCATGACCCCGTGCTCCGTCCGCTTTCCGGCAAGGATAAAGCCATCGCGGAATATGTTCTGGGGTCAGAGCCGGGTAGGGAATATCTGGCCCGCCTGACAGATTTTCTGCACTTCACGCTTTCGCAAATGGAAGCAGAAGGCCGCTACCGCGTTACCATAGCCATAGGCTGCACCGGCGGCAGGCACCGTTCCGTTTCTACCGCAGAAGCCCTTTTTGAGACTTTGAAAAACTTTGATTTTACGGTATCTATCGAGCATCGGCATATGGAGCTGGGTTGA
- a CDS encoding PTS sugar transporter subunit IIA encodes MSVSKTEESQVGVVLVTHADYGSALLHAAEIILGPQQDCGAVSVDGTQEVTETVARLKETVARVDRGQGVLLLTDMFGGTPTNLSLSLLGGGNVEVLTGVNLPMLLKVFGSRKTPLHELAEEAKSAGEKGIVLAGEVLRRKVKNG; translated from the coding sequence ATGAGCGTTTCCAAGACAGAAGAATCGCAGGTGGGCGTGGTTCTGGTCACGCATGCCGATTATGGCTCCGCGCTGCTCCATGCTGCTGAAATCATACTCGGGCCGCAACAGGACTGTGGGGCTGTGAGTGTGGATGGCACGCAGGAAGTTACGGAGACCGTGGCCAGACTCAAAGAAACCGTAGCCCGCGTTGACCGGGGACAGGGCGTGCTGCTGCTGACAGATATGTTCGGCGGCACACCCACCAATCTTAGCCTGTCTCTTCTGGGCGGCGGCAATGTGGAAGTGCTCACGGGAGTCAATCTGCCCATGCTGCTTAAGGTATTCGGCAGCCGCAAGACGCCGCTGCATGAACTTGCTGAAGAGGCGAAGTCCGCCGGGGAAAAGGGCATTGTCCTTGCCGGCGAGGTGCTGCGTCGTAAAGTGAAGAACGGGTAG
- a CDS encoding PTS sugar transporter subunit IIB produces the protein MLWVRIDNRLIHGQVIETWLPYTRARRLLVVNDEIAGDDLQQQIASLAVPSRIHAAFIRVGELSAYAAEHADAMQNTLVLVATCGDARRIVENGFSIKILNVGNLHFAPGKRQVCAHVALSEEDEACLRFFNKRSVELDFRCVPNDPVQLKGW, from the coding sequence ATGCTGTGGGTGCGAATCGACAACAGGCTCATTCACGGGCAGGTCATCGAAACATGGCTGCCGTATACGCGCGCCAGACGCCTGCTTGTGGTGAATGATGAGATAGCAGGGGATGATCTGCAGCAGCAGATAGCTTCTCTGGCTGTTCCAAGCAGAATTCATGCAGCATTCATACGTGTGGGCGAACTTTCCGCTTACGCTGCGGAGCATGCCGATGCAATGCAGAACACCTTGGTTCTGGTTGCTACCTGCGGTGATGCGCGACGCATTGTTGAAAACGGTTTTTCCATAAAGATACTGAATGTCGGCAACTTGCATTTTGCACCGGGTAAAAGGCAGGTGTGCGCACATGTGGCACTTTCCGAAGAAGATGAAGCCTGCCTGCGCTTTTTCAACAAACGGAGCGTGGAACTGGATTTTCGCTGCGTTCCTAATGACCCCGTTCAGCTTAAAGGGTGGTAG
- a CDS encoding PTS sugar transporter subunit IIC — translation MDGSPRFFFAVTAVFRFAVNIGFLERPLTIGFFWGLVTGDWALAVNTAIFFELFWLDLFPAGTYIPPNAVASMLLVLGVSRYFGIDQAALLAVPIMISLPAALLSAKVEYWQRRMQASGYNRIIRWGRKGEESDGAGRVILLSLFQILALHVVFLCACLLVLIGTISGMSWYLGHLPAVNGISWFHLWFVAGIGGIMSLRVRRSYALFLAILACVTLLLSL, via the coding sequence CTGGATGGCTCCCCTCGCTTTTTTTTTGCCGTAACGGCAGTATTTCGTTTTGCCGTTAACATCGGCTTTCTTGAGCGTCCGCTCACCATCGGCTTCTTCTGGGGGCTGGTCACAGGCGACTGGGCACTTGCCGTAAACACGGCCATATTCTTCGAGCTGTTCTGGCTCGACCTCTTTCCCGCTGGCACCTATATTCCCCCCAACGCTGTTGCCTCCATGCTCTTGGTGCTTGGCGTTTCCCGCTATTTCGGCATAGATCAGGCTGCCTTGCTGGCTGTTCCCATCATGATCAGTCTGCCTGCCGCACTCCTTTCCGCCAAGGTGGAGTACTGGCAGCGACGCATGCAGGCTTCTGGTTACAACCGCATCATCAGGTGGGGACGCAAAGGCGAAGAATCTGACGGTGCCGGACGCGTCATCCTTTTATCCCTTTTTCAAATATTGGCCCTGCATGTGGTTTTCCTGTGCGCTTGCCTGCTTGTGCTAATTGGAACGATCAGCGGGATGTCGTGGTATCTCGGACACCTGCCGGCTGTGAACGGTATTTCATGGTTTCACCTGTGGTTCGTGGCGGGCATAGGGGGCATTATGTCCTTGCGGGTGCGCCGCTCGTATGCCTTGTTCCTTGCCATTCTTGCCTGCGTAACGCTGCTGCTCAGTCTGTGA
- a CDS encoding manganese-dependent inorganic pyrophosphatase, with protein sequence MAVLVMGHMNPDTDSIVSAIAVADLLSKRGMEAKPVAQGEVTPESAFVLSKFGLTAPEVVTSVAGKKLWLVDTTDGAQLPADMKEAEVVGVADHHKLGDVTTSNPLEMWVWPVGCCGTVIKAMYDFYGIAVPKGIAGGLLCAILSDTVMFKSVTTTDADKKAVAELAGIAGIADTTALGMEMFKVKSAVEGATMEALVFRDYKDFDMNGNKVGIGQLEVVDLSMLDSVKDGLYAEIQKVKAGGRHSVFLLLTDIMKEGSEMLIVSDDPSVVEKAFGVKATGKSVWLDGVMSRKKQVVPNFEKAFKG encoded by the coding sequence ATGGCAGTTCTCGTAATGGGTCACATGAACCCTGATACCGATTCCATTGTCTCCGCCATTGCCGTTGCCGACCTGCTCAGCAAGCGTGGCATGGAAGCAAAGCCCGTTGCACAGGGTGAAGTAACCCCTGAATCCGCTTTCGTTCTTTCCAAGTTCGGCCTGACCGCCCCTGAAGTTGTGACCTCTGTTGCCGGCAAGAAGCTCTGGCTGGTGGACACCACCGACGGCGCTCAGCTCCCCGCAGACATGAAGGAAGCTGAAGTTGTTGGCGTAGCCGACCACCACAAGCTCGGCGACGTGACCACTTCCAACCCCCTTGAAATGTGGGTATGGCCCGTGGGCTGCTGCGGCACCGTGATCAAGGCCATGTACGATTTCTACGGCATCGCCGTTCCCAAGGGCATTGCCGGCGGCCTGCTGTGTGCCATCCTGTCCGACACCGTCATGTTCAAGTCCGTCACCACCACCGATGCCGACAAGAAGGCCGTTGCTGAACTGGCTGGCATTGCCGGTATTGCAGACACAACTGCTCTGGGTATGGAGATGTTCAAGGTTAAGTCCGCTGTGGAAGGCGCCACCATGGAAGCCCTGGTGTTCCGCGACTACAAGGACTTTGATATGAACGGCAACAAGGTTGGCATCGGGCAGCTGGAAGTTGTCGACCTGTCTATGCTCGATTCCGTGAAGGACGGCCTGTATGCTGAAATTCAGAAAGTGAAGGCCGGTGGCCGCCACTCCGTGTTCCTGCTGCTGACCGACATCATGAAGGAAGGATCTGAAATGCTTATCGTTTCTGACGATCCTTCCGTGGTTGAAAAGGCGTTCGGCGTTAAGGCCACCGGCAAGAGCGTGTGGCTTGACGGCGTAATGAGCCGCAAGAAGCAGGTTGTTCCCAACTTTGAAAAGGCTTTCAAGGGCTAA
- a CDS encoding HD domain-containing protein: MTKENARPDAAAGNNLPCTGTEEFIVGGAVRDLLLGRTPRETDVAFTGTVEGFICRNPSARKAGNDFPICILGGVEFAPLRDGNIFTDLLKRDFTMNALALEQTGRIFAHPHAFEDLRNKVIRTASTTSLHDDPVRVFRAARFAATFADFTIHEDTLGQMRAVAAEGRLLSATPERVCGEILKALETPAPGQFLRVLAQGQCLSPWFAELAGADTIPAGPLPYHRENVLEHTAQVMDRCAGNPAAAYMALCHDLGKMLTPADMLPRHHGHDATGEEAATRLGIRLKLPGKLIRAGALAARHHMKGANYKALRPGTRVDMLSALGSSQLPAFAALVLADSGEAVTRRMEHDMKTILAVRLPDHLHNLGPESGARLRELRCAALLRHDQIA; this comes from the coding sequence ATGACCAAGGAAAATGCCCGCCCGGACGCGGCAGCCGGAAACAATTTGCCCTGCACGGGCACAGAGGAATTCATCGTGGGCGGGGCCGTCCGCGACCTGCTGCTCGGGCGCACGCCTCGTGAAACGGATGTTGCCTTCACAGGCACCGTGGAAGGCTTTATATGCCGCAATCCTTCTGCGCGCAAGGCCGGAAACGACTTCCCCATCTGCATTCTCGGCGGTGTGGAATTCGCTCCGCTGAGGGACGGAAATATCTTCACCGACCTACTGAAGCGCGATTTTACCATGAATGCTCTGGCCCTTGAACAAACTGGAAGAATCTTCGCGCATCCGCATGCCTTTGAAGATTTACGCAACAAAGTCATCAGAACGGCCAGCACAACCTCTTTGCATGACGATCCGGTGCGCGTATTCCGGGCCGCCCGCTTTGCTGCAACCTTTGCGGATTTTACCATTCATGAGGATACACTGGGGCAGATGCGCGCTGTCGCGGCAGAAGGCCGCCTGCTCTCCGCTACCCCCGAACGCGTCTGCGGAGAAATCCTGAAGGCCTTGGAAACCCCGGCCCCGGGGCAATTCTTGCGCGTTCTCGCCCAGGGGCAGTGCCTTTCGCCGTGGTTTGCAGAACTGGCGGGCGCTGACACAATTCCCGCCGGCCCCCTGCCCTATCACAGGGAAAATGTGCTTGAGCATACGGCACAGGTCATGGACCGCTGCGCCGGCAACCCCGCAGCCGCCTACATGGCCCTTTGTCACGATTTGGGGAAAATGCTCACTCCGGCGGATATGCTCCCGCGCCACCATGGGCACGATGCAACGGGAGAAGAGGCCGCAACGCGGCTCGGCATCCGGCTCAAGCTTCCCGGCAAGCTTATTCGTGCAGGTGCCCTTGCGGCGCGGCACCACATGAAAGGCGCAAATTATAAAGCCCTGCGCCCGGGAACGCGCGTGGATATGCTTTCCGCACTGGGCAGCTCCCAGCTGCCCGCCTTTGCCGCACTCGTGCTGGCAGACAGCGGCGAAGCCGTGACCCGACGCATGGAGCACGATATGAAAACAATTCTCGCCGTCCGCCTGCCGGATCATCTGCACAATCTTGGCCCTGAGTCCGGAGCACGATTGCGCGAACTGCGCTGTGCCGCTCTGTTGCGGCACGATCAGATTGCCTGA
- a CDS encoding biotin--[acetyl-CoA-carboxylase] ligase: protein MLYILKDGLRETADSLTPKNLTAAHAAWGYGFADGTWRADSINGHAVLEYAPALEETGRELEDAGRILVCGASTSSLDAARLLTTDGTMREWDSVLAVTQRAGRGQLRRPWSSPAGNIHGALRMPFGQAHLDDFAPLTLGYLFAEAFGTLGIQVSLKWPNDLLLQGGKVGGVLLEEVGGALFAGVGINLVASPPVGDLRDGWAVPACNLADAGFEFSVTTLWQTLVNRIRFCYETQVVRYNREELTRRVQKYLAWVGRDVIIHGGDAEFRPGRLLGVNENGALRLLLSGQEVVIHSGSISLSPHRDPAKV, encoded by the coding sequence ATGTTGTACATCCTCAAAGATGGCTTGCGGGAGACTGCAGATTCCCTTACGCCTAAGAACCTAACAGCCGCACATGCAGCATGGGGTTACGGATTCGCTGACGGCACATGGCGTGCGGATTCCATCAATGGTCATGCCGTGCTGGAATACGCACCTGCACTGGAAGAAACAGGACGAGAACTGGAAGACGCCGGACGAATTCTGGTGTGCGGTGCCTCAACCTCCAGCCTTGATGCGGCACGCCTGCTGACCACGGACGGCACCATGCGGGAATGGGACTCTGTACTCGCCGTTACCCAGAGAGCGGGGAGGGGGCAGTTGCGCCGCCCGTGGAGTTCTCCTGCCGGGAATATTCACGGGGCACTGCGCATGCCGTTCGGACAAGCGCATCTGGATGATTTTGCTCCGCTGACGCTCGGATATCTGTTCGCGGAGGCTTTCGGCACTTTGGGAATTCAGGTGTCCTTGAAGTGGCCCAACGATCTGTTGCTGCAAGGCGGCAAGGTGGGGGGGGTGCTGCTTGAAGAAGTGGGGGGCGCGCTGTTTGCCGGTGTGGGCATAAATCTTGTAGCCTCGCCGCCTGTTGGGGACCTCCGTGACGGGTGGGCTGTTCCTGCATGTAATCTGGCTGATGCCGGGTTTGAATTTTCCGTGACGACACTGTGGCAAACACTTGTTAACCGGATACGTTTTTGTTATGAGACGCAGGTTGTTCGCTACAACAGAGAAGAGTTGACAAGACGCGTGCAAAAATATCTTGCCTGGGTGGGCCGTGACGTCATTATTCACGGCGGTGATGCGGAGTTTCGTCCGGGCAGGCTTTTGGGTGTCAACGAAAACGGTGCGCTCCGTCTTCTCCTGTCCGGTCAAGAAGTTGTTATCCATTCCGGTAGCATTTCCCTTTCGCCTCACAGAGACCCAGCCAAGGTGTGA
- a CDS encoding pyruvate carboxylase, with protein MANKTFEQVLDEVKGKPILVANRGIPARRICRSIRERFDGVAIMTATDVDKTSPAASAAQELLLLGKDPRAYLDIDRIIDLAKKRGVVAIHPGWGFASEDDTFPKRCAENDIIFIGSTAQAMNLLGNKVQVRALAQRLGVPVVPGSEGAVDVPLARRMAEEIGFPIMLKAEGGGGGRGIFLVQSQEELESAFMKASTMAQASFGNPRVYVEKYLSSVRHIEIQVIADKYGNVFAFDERDCTVQRNHQKLVEITPSPSPLITPELRAKLKDYSRQLVLAVGYDSLATVEFLVTSEGVPYLIEVNTRLQVEHGITEARYGIDLVEEQIAVAFGAELRLKEDEVLPAQWAMQLRINCENPQENFSPNCGIVSRYVSPGGPGIRIDSNLSAGYEFPSNYDSAGALLIAYGRDWNKVLGIMERALNEYVIGGVKTTIPFFKQVIAHPKFRDAGYDTNFIAKTPELLCYTDIAREAVRLSRLIACISAKGYNPHVLLGEYRTPDTPRVSNTRFDPVLPTIPAKLLKSEPVYPRGDRKALLDFVRDSDYVHFCDTTPRDITQSNSGNRFRVAEDMLIGPYLDNCGFFSIENGGGAHFHVAMMANMTYPFTEAYQWNRFAPKTLKQILIRSTNVLGYKPQPKNLMRLTGEMICDHYHVIRCFDFLNHVDNMRPFAEVALSRKEVVFEPAISLSWAKGFDVAHYLDVTAAILRMIGDVAGVGEAKASGMIILGLKDMAGVCPPRFISELVTALRKRWPQLVLHYHRHYTDGLFVPSVGAAAKAGAHIVDTGIGAAVRWYGQGEVLSTASYMEGELGLKTNLNKDMIRECNFVLKQIMPYYDRYTAPYFRGIDHDVVEHGMPGGATSSSQEGALKQGYIHLLPYMLKFLAGTRKIVRYHDVTPGSQITWNTAFLAVTSAYKRGGENEVKFLLGVLDEVNKMGACDACTPEMAEARLAIYGDSNDAFRDLLLGKFGKLPLGFPPDWVYQSAFGDDWRQAIASRTEHSPLDTLHDMDFVAEEKSFIEHMRRKPTDEEFVMYLNHPADALKTVQFRHTYGNPNRVPLDVWFEGLEVGQELQFVDSSKKPHTMTILHITEPDKSGKSVVRYVLDSEILSYDVQVRKPLEEEGIGYEKADRSNPNHVAASSNGDLWVMYVHPGDMVKKGEELFNISIMKQEKAVLAPVDGMVKRVLKTADFKESKVMVPVKEGELLVELGPVPRRCPAEACRRPLSMEGIGFCPFCGEKLEA; from the coding sequence ATGGCCAACAAGACGTTTGAACAGGTTTTGGACGAGGTGAAGGGCAAGCCGATTCTGGTTGCCAACCGCGGTATTCCCGCGCGCCGCATTTGCCGTTCCATACGCGAGCGGTTTGATGGCGTGGCCATCATGACCGCGACCGATGTGGATAAAACGTCTCCGGCCGCATCCGCAGCACAGGAACTATTGCTTCTGGGTAAAGATCCGCGGGCATATCTTGATATTGACCGGATCATCGATCTTGCGAAAAAGCGCGGGGTGGTAGCCATTCATCCCGGATGGGGTTTCGCCTCTGAAGACGACACCTTTCCCAAGCGTTGCGCGGAAAACGACATCATTTTTATAGGCTCCACGGCACAGGCCATGAACCTGCTCGGCAACAAGGTGCAGGTGCGTGCCCTTGCCCAGCGTCTGGGCGTGCCGGTGGTGCCCGGCTCTGAAGGCGCAGTGGACGTGCCCCTGGCCCGCAGAATGGCAGAAGAAATCGGCTTCCCCATCATGCTGAAGGCTGAAGGCGGCGGTGGCGGACGGGGCATTTTCCTTGTGCAGAGCCAGGAAGAGCTTGAATCGGCCTTTATGAAGGCTTCCACCATGGCGCAGGCGTCCTTCGGCAACCCGCGCGTTTATGTGGAGAAGTATCTTTCTTCTGTCCGTCATATTGAAATTCAGGTTATCGCGGACAAATACGGCAACGTGTTCGCCTTTGACGAACGTGACTGTACCGTACAGCGAAACCACCAGAAACTGGTGGAAATAACTCCCTCGCCTTCGCCGCTCATTACTCCGGAATTGCGCGCCAAGCTCAAGGACTATTCGCGTCAACTTGTGCTGGCGGTGGGGTATGATTCCCTTGCCACCGTGGAATTTCTCGTCACCTCGGAGGGGGTTCCCTATCTTATTGAAGTCAATACGCGGCTTCAGGTGGAACACGGGATTACTGAGGCCCGTTACGGCATAGACCTGGTGGAAGAGCAGATCGCCGTTGCCTTTGGTGCGGAACTGCGCCTGAAGGAAGACGAAGTGCTCCCGGCCCAGTGGGCCATGCAGCTGCGCATAAACTGTGAAAACCCGCAAGAGAACTTTTCGCCCAACTGCGGGATTGTTTCACGCTACGTTTCGCCCGGCGGCCCCGGCATACGCATAGATTCCAACCTTTCGGCGGGCTATGAGTTTCCTTCCAACTACGACTCCGCCGGTGCGTTGCTCATTGCCTACGGTCGTGACTGGAACAAGGTGCTCGGCATTATGGAGCGCGCCCTGAATGAGTATGTCATCGGGGGCGTGAAGACGACCATACCGTTCTTCAAGCAGGTCATCGCCCACCCCAAGTTCCGGGATGCCGGCTACGATACCAACTTTATTGCCAAGACGCCGGAACTGCTGTGCTACACCGATATTGCGCGCGAGGCTGTACGCCTTTCGCGCCTCATCGCCTGCATAAGCGCAAAGGGATACAACCCGCATGTCCTGCTGGGAGAGTACCGCACGCCCGACACTCCGCGGGTGAGCAATACCCGGTTTGACCCGGTTCTGCCCACCATTCCCGCAAAACTTCTGAAGAGCGAGCCTGTGTACCCGCGGGGCGACCGCAAGGCACTGCTCGATTTTGTGCGCGATTCTGACTACGTGCACTTCTGCGACACCACCCCCCGGGATATTACGCAGTCCAACTCCGGCAACCGCTTCCGCGTAGCGGAAGATATGCTCATCGGGCCGTATCTGGACAACTGCGGCTTCTTTTCCATTGAGAACGGGGGCGGTGCGCACTTCCATGTGGCCATGATGGCCAACATGACCTACCCCTTCACGGAAGCCTACCAGTGGAACCGGTTTGCTCCCAAGACGCTCAAGCAGATTCTCATCCGCTCCACAAACGTGCTCGGGTACAAGCCGCAGCCGAAAAACCTGATGCGCCTGACTGGTGAAATGATCTGCGACCACTATCATGTGATCCGTTGTTTCGACTTCCTGAACCACGTGGACAACATGCGTCCCTTTGCGGAAGTGGCCCTGAGCAGAAAGGAAGTGGTGTTTGAGCCCGCCATATCACTGTCGTGGGCCAAGGGGTTTGACGTAGCCCACTATCTGGATGTTACGGCCGCCATTCTGCGCATGATAGGCGATGTGGCCGGAGTGGGCGAGGCCAAAGCCAGCGGCATGATCATTCTCGGACTTAAGGATATGGCCGGCGTGTGCCCGCCCCGGTTCATATCGGAGCTTGTAACGGCCCTGCGCAAACGCTGGCCGCAGCTTGTGCTGCATTACCACCGCCACTACACGGACGGCCTTTTTGTGCCTTCCGTAGGCGCGGCTGCCAAGGCGGGCGCGCACATAGTGGATACGGGCATCGGAGCGGCCGTACGCTGGTACGGTCAGGGCGAAGTGCTCTCCACCGCCTCCTACATGGAAGGCGAGCTGGGCCTGAAGACCAACCTGAACAAGGACATGATCCGCGAGTGCAACTTTGTGCTCAAGCAGATAATGCCCTATTACGACAGGTATACTGCCCCGTACTTCAGGGGAATTGACCACGATGTCGTTGAACACGGCATGCCCGGAGGCGCCACCTCCTCGTCGCAGGAAGGGGCCCTGAAGCAGGGGTATATTCATCTGCTGCCGTACATGCTCAAGTTCCTTGCGGGAACCCGTAAGATTGTGCGCTACCACGACGTAACCCCCGGCTCGCAGATAACGTGGAACACGGCCTTTCTTGCCGTGACCAGCGCGTACAAGCGCGGCGGTGAAAACGAAGTGAAGTTCCTGCTCGGCGTTCTGGACGAGGTGAACAAAATGGGCGCATGCGATGCATGCACGCCGGAAATGGCCGAGGCCCGTCTTGCCATATACGGCGACAGCAACGACGCCTTCCGTGATCTGCTGCTGGGCAAGTTCGGCAAGCTGCCTCTGGGCTTCCCTCCGGACTGGGTGTATCAGAGCGCCTTCGGCGACGACTGGCGTCAGGCCATTGCCTCCCGCACGGAGCATTCTCCGCTGGATACGCTGCACGATATGGACTTTGTGGCTGAAGAAAAGAGCTTTATCGAGCACATGCGGCGCAAGCCCACGGACGAAGAGTTTGTCATGTACCTTAACCATCCCGCCGATGCGCTGAAGACAGTGCAATTCCGCCACACCTACGGCAATCCCAACAGGGTGCCTCTGGATGTGTGGTTTGAAGGGCTGGAAGTAGGGCAGGAGCTTCAGTTTGTGGACAGCAGCAAGAAGCCCCACACCATGACCATTCTGCACATCACGGAACCGGACAAGTCCGGCAAAAGTGTGGTACGCTATGTGCTGGACTCCGAAATACTGAGCTACGATGTTCAGGTAAGAAAGCCGCTGGAGGAAGAGGGCATAGGCTACGAAAAGGCCGACAGGTCCAACCCCAACCATGTGGCGGCATCTTCCAACGGGGACCTGTGGGTTATGTACGTTCACCCCGGCGACATGGTGAAGAAGGGTGAGGAACTCTTCAACATATCCATCATGAAGCAGGAAAAGGCCGTTCTGGCCCCTGTGGACGGCATGGTGAAGCGCGTGCTCAAGACGGCAGACTTTAAGGAAAGCAAGGTCATGGTGCCGGTAAAGGAAGGCGAGCTTCTTGTGGAACTTGGCCCTGTACCCCGCAGATGCCCGGCAGAAGCATGCCGGAGACCTCTTTCTATGGAAGGCATAGGCTTTTGTCCCTTCTGCGGCGAAAAGCTGGAGGCGTAA